One segment of Poecile atricapillus isolate bPoeAtr1 chromosome 5, bPoeAtr1.hap1, whole genome shotgun sequence DNA contains the following:
- the CD28 gene encoding T-cell-specific surface glycoprotein CD28, with translation MLLGILVVLCFIPTADVTENKILVAQHPLLIVANQTATLVCNYTYNGTGKEFRASLHKGTDSSVEVCFISWNTTKISSNSNKEFNCQGYHDKDKVIFNLWNMNANQTDIYFCKIAVMYPPPYVYNEKSNGTVIHVKETPTQIQEPQSAIPLWILATVTGILALYSMLITAVFINYWQKFKKNMYHQSDYMNMIPRHPPYQKNKGYPSYAPTRDYTAYRSWQP, from the exons ATGCTCCTGGGGATCCTCGTGGTGCTCTGCTTCATCCCCACTGCTGATGTAACAG AAAACAAGATTTTAGTGGCTCAGCATCCTTTGCTCATTGTAGCTAACCAAACTGCAACTCTAGTTTGCAACTACACATACAATGGAACAGGGAAAGAATTTCGAGCTTCGCTACACAAAGGAACGGACAGTTCAGTTGAAGTTTGCTTTATCTCATGGAACACAACCAAAATTAGCAGCAATTCAAATAAAGAATTCAACTGCCAGGGGTATCACGATAAAGACAAAGTCATCTTCAATCTTTGGAACATGAATGCCAACCAAACTGACATCTACTTCTGCAAAATTGCGGTCATGTATCCACCCCCATATGTCTACAATGAGAAGAGCAACGGGACTGTCATTCATGTGAAAG AGACACCCACCCAAATACAAGAGCCTCAGTCTGCAATTCCTTTGTGGATTCTGGCAACAGTGACTGGAATTCTTGCACTCTACAGTATGCTAATAACTGCAGTGTTTATTAACTACTGG caaaaattcaaaaagaatATGTACCATCAGAGTGACTACATGAACATGATTCCCCGGCACCCACCATACCAGAAGAACAAGGGTTACCCATCCTATGCCCCAACACGAGACTACACCGCGTACCGGTCGTGGCAGCCCTGA